A portion of the Lysinibacillus timonensis genome contains these proteins:
- a CDS encoding glycoside hydrolase family 105 protein, whose product MSNTTDTIATETPLIMAEKACQALMQAYRPEELPPAKAFHYHQGVFLFGMYRVYQATGKKEYFNYIKAYYDELIDEYGNVCFARDELDSTMAGILLFPLYEETKYQKYMIAAKRLRSALDTLNRTSENGFWHKEKYPYQMWLDGLYMGGPFMILYSQHFHEEELIQTVLLQEKLMRKNMTDEKTGLLYHAWDERKVQPWANAETGCSPEFWGRALGWYGTALIDLIELLGDRKRGQEDLIQALQSFIPAIVNFQDDKTGLWYQIVDKGDLEDNWLESSCSALYLYFISKAIGHGYVDDSYRTVVDKVYNGLLEHMVEEKDSTLTLSGICIGTSAGVYDYYVGRPTSENDLHGMGAFILGSMAYYDLIKES is encoded by the coding sequence ATGAGCAATACAACAGATACAATCGCGACTGAAACTCCATTGATTATGGCGGAAAAAGCATGTCAAGCTTTAATGCAAGCATATCGTCCAGAAGAACTACCGCCTGCCAAGGCTTTTCACTACCATCAAGGTGTCTTTCTATTTGGAATGTACAGAGTTTACCAAGCAACAGGGAAAAAAGAATATTTTAACTATATTAAAGCCTATTATGACGAATTAATTGATGAGTATGGAAACGTCTGTTTCGCTCGGGATGAACTTGACTCAACAATGGCAGGGATTTTGTTGTTTCCGCTATACGAAGAAACAAAATACCAAAAGTATATGATTGCAGCTAAGCGATTAAGAAGTGCATTGGATACGCTAAATAGGACATCAGAAAATGGATTCTGGCATAAAGAGAAATATCCATATCAAATGTGGTTAGATGGTCTCTATATGGGTGGGCCATTCATGATCCTTTATAGTCAGCATTTCCATGAAGAAGAACTAATTCAAACAGTCCTATTGCAAGAAAAGTTAATGAGAAAAAATATGACAGACGAGAAAACAGGATTGCTTTATCATGCGTGGGATGAGCGTAAAGTCCAACCATGGGCGAATGCTGAAACAGGCTGTTCACCAGAATTTTGGGGGCGTGCACTCGGTTGGTATGGAACAGCATTAATTGATTTGATTGAGCTTCTAGGAGATCGTAAACGGGGACAAGAGGATTTAATTCAAGCTCTTCAAAGCTTTATCCCAGCGATTGTGAACTTCCAAGATGATAAAACAGGATTATGGTATCAGATTGTCGATAAAGGTGACCTTGAAGATAACTGGTTAGAGTCCTCGTGTTCAGCATTATACCTTTATTTCATTTCAAAAGCTATTGGGCATGGATATGTAGACGATTCCTATCGTACTGTAGTAGATAAAGTTTATAATGGATTATTAGAGCACATGGTAGAAGAAAAGGATTCTACACTTACTTTGAGCGGTATTTGTATTGGTACTTCAGCTGGAGTATATGACTACTATGTGGGTCGACCGACATCTGAAAATGATTTACATGGTATGGGTGCATTTATTTTGGGTAGTATGGCATATTACGACCTTATAAAAGAATCATAA